From a single Bacteroidota bacterium genomic region:
- a CDS encoding penicillin-binding protein activator LpoB, giving the protein MKKLLIVMSIAGILVSSSCGNRKIERVDPNTQTDISGRWNDTDSKLVAEEMTKDVLTRAWIANFEKTHNRKPVVIIGSIRNKTSEYIDATMFIKNMEVAFINEGRVSVVQSADERNQLREERNDQQTFASEESKKKWGKEKGADFMMNGVITSITDEYKNRKSVAYQVNLELSDLESNEKVWIGQKQIKKLVKN; this is encoded by the coding sequence ATGAAAAAATTATTGATTGTAATGAGCATTGCCGGAATTTTGGTTAGTTCATCATGTGGAAACAGAAAAATTGAAAGAGTAGATCCTAATACTCAAACTGATATTAGCGGCAGATGGAACGATACGGATAGTAAATTAGTTGCAGAAGAAATGACTAAAGACGTATTGACCAGAGCTTGGATTGCTAATTTTGAAAAAACACATAACCGCAAACCTGTTGTTATTATAGGTAGTATCCGTAACAAAACCAGCGAGTATATTGATGCAACTATGTTTATTAAAAACATGGAAGTAGCCTTTATAAACGAAGGACGTGTGAGCGTAGTGCAAAGTGCTGACGAGCGTAATCAATTACGTGAAGAACGCAACGACCAACAAACATTTGCCAGTGAAGAAAGCAAAAAGAAATGGGGTAAAGAAAAAGGAGCTGATTTTATGATGAACGGTGTTATTACTTCAATTACCGATGAATATAAAAATCGCAAATCAGTGGCATACCAAGTAAACCTTGAATTATCTGACTTAGAAAGCAATGAAAAAGTTTGGATTGGCCAAAAACAAATTAAAAAATTAGTTAAAAACTAA
- a CDS encoding TlpA disulfide reductase family protein, whose protein sequence is MKKLIITLLAAFSLTFIYAQEQKQTLPDLNLKDVNGKVVNVKDYAKKGKIVIISFWATWCTPCKKELNNINELYDEWKTKYDVIVVAVSIDNARNVMKVKPYIDGQAWPFDVLLDVNSDMMRAMNVVNPPHTFLLDKAGNVVYSHTGYLEGDEFALEEKIKAIVNK, encoded by the coding sequence ATGAAAAAATTAATTATCACACTATTAGCGGCTTTTTCGCTTACTTTCATATACGCACAAGAGCAAAAACAAACTTTACCTGATTTAAATTTAAAAGATGTAAACGGTAAAGTGGTAAATGTAAAAGATTATGCAAAAAAAGGCAAAATTGTAATTATTAGCTTTTGGGCTACTTGGTGTACTCCTTGCAAAAAAGAATTGAACAATATTAACGAACTGTATGACGAATGGAAAACCAAATACGATGTAATTGTGGTGGCTGTTTCTATTGACAATGCAAGAAATGTAATGAAAGTAAAACCATATATTGATGGTCAGGCTTGGCCTTTTGATGTATTGTTGGATGTAAACAGCGATATGATGAGAGCCATGAATGTAGTAAACCCTCCGCATACCTTTTTATTGGATAAAGCGGGCAACGTAGTTTATAGCCATACAGGTTATTTGGAAGGCGATGAATTTGCTTTGGAAGAAAAAATAAAAGCAATCGTTAACAAGTAA